The stretch of DNA AGATGAAGTCCTTGAAAAGGTAAAAGGGTGTAGGATTCAGTGCATGAGGGGAGGGATTTGTCTTTATTAAGAGCAGGGACACTATTATTgtagagaagacagagaacagaatacccgagggaagtttatagatcCAGTGGTAGGACAATGAATAAGTCTCCCTCtgaaggcttttgttttttttattggagtgtgaGGTGAGGTCATCAGCTGAGAGAAACGGGGCCCTGTATGGCAGGTACCAGGGAGGGGAAGGTttgaggagagaggggaaaataTAAGACATCTCTGAGGATGGGAAATTTACTAGGGAAACCTGATGGGTTGGAGGTTTGTGGGCATTAGTGTAAAATAAAATGGGTCACctaccctctctccctcctccccttccttctttttttttaaaatgtattttatttatttatttatatttatttattggctgcgttgggtctttgttgccgcgtgcaggctttctctagttgtggcgagcaggggctactcttcgttgtggtgcgcgggcttctcattgtggtggcttctcttgttgcggagcacgggctctaggcgcgcaggcttcagtagttgtggcacgcagtctcagtagctgtggcacgcgggctcagtagttgtggctcacgggctctagagtgcaggctcagtagttgcggcgcacgggcttagttgctctgtggcatgtgggatcttcctggaccagggcttgaacccgtgtcccctgcattggcaggcggattcttaaccactgcgccaccggggaagccctccttcctttcttctttgctaTTTGGGAGCCACTGAGGTAGGAAGCTAGGCAAGGTGGGGACCCAGAGAGGTGTCAGAGCTGAGTAAGGCAGCAGCCTAGCAAGGGTGGTGAGACTGGTTATATGCAGAGGGTTGAGTAGGGGAAGGGaatatatatgattaaaaataatttaagcaaaGTAATTTTAAAGTTAGTATTACAATAAACATGTAAGCACAACATTGTAGAATGCAAAGAGAGTTTTCATATCACAGCATCTTGTTGTTATCCAAAGCATTTTAGAGGCCAGTCCTTCTAGGTATATTTgataatgaggaaaataaagtgaaTTCCCCAAAGTCACATAACAACTTGATGGCATAGTTGAGTCTAGAATCCTGGGATTCAGATTCCCAGGTCACCACTCTTTCTACAACAAAATAGCAGTGCTCAAACATTTGATATGCTTATCGTAAAAAAGTGGATCATCAGAATGAAAACACTGGTCAGGAAAGAATAttccaatggcttttttttttgccacatcacacaccatgggggatcttagttccctgactagggttggaacctgtgccccctgcagtggaagctcggattcttaaccacggggctgccagggaagtccctctaatggCATTTTCTTATAAATTCCCCAATTTCAACTATTTGGAAAAATTGTGGTCGTTCAGATTTCTGCCCTAAAAAGTGGGTTTATATATGCTCAGTTATTGCTCTTCCAGAAGAACATCTTCGTTGAATAGGAACACATCACTGTGTGCTCAAAAATgcagaaattagaaaacaaaaaaaattgtagaaattagaactttattatattataaacatttccaGAATATAAACTGATTTTGTATCAAGACTTCTTGAAATGTTTAAAACTGTATGTAACTTAAGCTTATTATAATGTATGTCATTTTCCACTTTCCAATCTAGAAAAGATACTGCAACTTAGATCTagcgaaggaaaaaaaaaatcaatctaaacTGCTTCACAGATCCATAAAAACACCCACCCCAAACTAAAAGCCAATCAAGAAATAGATTCTGTAAAGCCTATTGATcctccaatttaaaataaatgacctcCCAAGGGAAAAATACTTCCACCATCAGAGCAATTTGATGAGTAAAAGCAGAGCCACCCTCATTAAGGGAAATTACATTATGCATAAGAAAAATGTAGTAATGAttttagaagagaagaaaagtaatttcCATGTTGGAGAGCAAGTACATTAAATGTTTTCCGTTCACTTAGCCTTTGTACCTGTTCACATGAAAAGAGCAATGTGAACGTGGACATCGTGAAACCAAGCTCCTCAACTATTTTTTCAGTTTAACCTCAGGAGAACCAATGCAAGAGCTTCAAAATCCAAGGATAGACTGGTCCCAAAGCATCTCCTCTTCTgtcctttctttcccttgttcctttttctcttttctacgcTTACGTTTCTCTTTCTTAGAGGCCGCATCTcggctttttttctccttttggttcTTAGGCTTTTCCGTACTGACTCTGACTGTTTCCgcctctgttttgtttctttggatgCTCTTGTGTTTGTCTAAATCTATTTCCTCATAAGCTTTCTTCCTCTTATGCTTGGGCCACTCCTCTTCTGGCTTTTCCTGGCCTTCCTCTGGgtgcctttttctcttctgatgtATCTGTTTATAACTAGCTTGATGGGCACTGGTACTGTTTTCTAAGGAGAGGTGCCTGTAAACTCCAGATTCTACACTGTATGAGCTACAGTTATACTCTTGTTGACTAAAGTTCAGGGCTACTGGTTTTCCTGAGAAACAGTCCCTGGTGAATTGACAGTTGCTCAGGGAGTCTAGTCTCAGCCTGCTGTCATGAGCTGGTAGCCACAGAGGTAACTGCTTCTCCACTGCTTGTGAGATATTGCATGGTCTTCGGTAGGTCTGGATGGGTTCATAAGGGAGTCTTTGATCAAACATTCTACACCTGGGTCTAGAATCAACCTCTTCTTTGTATCCACAGGTTTCCAAATAATCCTCTCTCATCTTTCTGAAACAAGTCTTTGGCTCTAAGCCTCTGGCTTTCTGCACTTTGATATAATCTTCAAGTTCATCTTGAAAAGAGTCAGATGTCTTCTTTGAATGATTCATTAGGTTGACAAGGGATTCTCTGTagagaagatgggagaaaatTCTTCTTACTATATTATTTTATGCTGAATATTTCCTTTACTCTTGAAAAGAgtctcaaaaaacaaaataaagaaggccaaacaaattaaaactacTTTGGCATGAAAGTTAAACATCATGACATTAAATGCCAAAAAGGAGCATCAGAAAGGTCAAATACTGCCTAGGCCACTCACAAATAATTTTACCTTTCTCAGAAGTGGGATGAAGAGGGTAGAAAGGAGCTGACATATAGAATTCTTTTGTAGGGCTAAAAACGTAAGGAATTAGGGATACAACGACTTACACATCCATGGTGACTGTCCTGATCTGAATGTTCAAACAATTTCTAAAGTTCAGAATAGTCAATTTTTTGTATACTGTTgtctaagaaaagaaataaaccgTAGAGAAGtaatttgatctttaaaaatcttctgtttactcacacaaaataaaatgaacacatatacTCACCTGACTAGAGTATTGTAAGGCTTAATAATAAAAGGATGTTTGTAAAATGGTTTGGGAACGCTGGAAATTAGAAATTCAGCTATGAGACAAAACTAATCGTAGGTACAGGGCATGAGGAAAGACGAGGGACAAGAGTTCCGTATCTTCCGAACAGGGTCTTGGATTTCATTCCATTACTTCTGATTGGTGAAAAAAGCATTCTAGAATGCCTTCTGGTTTGTTCTCTATTAAAGCACTGGTGGGAGGGGTAAGGAAGGAAATGGAGGTGACAGCTGAGAGGGACTAGGATTTATATGTAGAGAAAAgtttcaaaagaaatttaaatcagATAATGCTagtctttgtttgcttgtttaaatttcttttggcAGGTGGGGGCAGTACAACtactatttctctttctctccccccacctcaaATCCTGCGTTACAAATCTAGCAGAAAAGGTACTCACTATGAGATGATAACGCGCTAGATATTTTTGTGTTGTACTTTCTTTCCAAAAATTAGGAGGCAGCGTAACCCATGTAGAATCACACATTTCTGTCCATTAACAGAACAAGTCTGAGAGCAAAATCTAGAGTCACTAGTGATCAGCTAGCTTTACTGGCAAtttgagattaaaaagaaaatctaaatgaagCCTAATTTGGTGAGTCAGAAAATTCAGCCCTTATTCTACTCAAACAGTATAAAAATTCTGACTAGAGCAAAATAATGTAACAACTAATTGATTAAATATGGGtaaaaaaatttgaacagacacttcaggaaagaatatatacaaatggacaataaacaaatgaaagatgCTCAGTGTCATTCGTCATCaagaaaatgtcaattaaaaGCACAAAAAGGTACTACCTCACACTCACTAGAATGACTGAAATTAAAGAGACTGGTGAGGATGtgcaactggaattctcatacattgctggtagggatgtaaaatgatacaactacTTGGAAGACAGTCTGGTAGTTTCTGAggaagttaaacatacacctaacATACGATCCAGttattccactcctagatatttatccaaaagaaaaggaagtatatgtccacataaagacttatacatgaatgttcatagcagtgttatttgtAAGAGccctggaaaggaaaaaaaacaaacccaaatattGATCAACAGGTGAATGCATAAATCAAATAGTGGTATCTCTATAGAATGGAACCAATGATAAAAAGGAATAGATTATTGATACACTTgaaatagatgaatctcaaaatcatcatgctgaatgaaagaagcctgacaaaagagtacataatatattattccatatatataaagCTCTTGAAAATGGAAACTAACCTGTAGTAACACAGTGGTTGCTTGGGGATGAGGCAGGAAAAAGTAGGAGGGAGCGATTATAAATGACACTTTTGTGGGTATGGATATGTTTACTATCttaattgtggtgatcatttcatgggTATATACACCTCTCAAGACCTATCAAATTGTATACGTGGAATATATACAGTttactgtatgtcaactatacctcaataaaactgttaaaagtcACTAATAAGATTAAAAAGATGTTGATAATTGTTAAAACTGGATGGTGGGTACATGAGCGTTCATAATACTGCTTTCTCTCCttatatgtttaaatatgttttataataaaaagatttCACCTTATAGCCGCTAGgctggctataatcaaaaagacagagagGTGCCACTTGTTGAGACACAGATCAAGAAAGAGCCCCTGTAGCAATCACCTATCTTATAAGCttatagcctcatccaccagagggcagacagcagaagcaagaaaaactacaattctgcagcctgcggaaggaaaaccacattcacagaaagatagataaaatgaaaagacagaggacattgtaccagatgaaggaacaaggtaaaaccccagaaaaacaactaaatgaagtggagataggcaaccttccagaaaaagaattcagaataatgatagtgaagatgatccaggatcttggaaaaagaatggaggcaaagattgagaagctgcaagaaatgtttaacaaagacctagaagaattaaagaacaaacacctagaagaattaaagaacaaacaaacagagatgaacaatacaataactgaaatgaaaaatacactagaaggaatcaatagcagaataactgaggcagaagaacggataagtgacctacctggaagacagaatggtggaattcactgccgtggaatagaataaagaaaaaagaatgcaaagaagtgaagacagcctaagagacctctgggacaacattaaactcaccaatattcgcattataggggtcccagaaagagaagagagagagaaaggacccgagaaaatatttgaagagattatagtcaaaaacttccctaacatgggaaaggaaatagccacccaagtccaggaagcacagagagtcccaggcaggataaacccaaggagaaacacgctgagacacatagtaatcaaattgacaaaaattaaagacaaagaaaaattattgaaagcaacaagggaaaaacaacaaataacatacaagggaactcccttaaggttaacagctgatttctcagcagaaactctacaagccagaagggagtggcatgatatacttaaagtgatgaaagggaggaacctacaaccaagattactctacctggcaaggatctgattcagattcgatggagaaatcaaaagctttacagacaagcaaaagctaagagaattcagcaccaccaaaccagctttacaacaaatgctacaggaatttctctaggaaggaaacacaagagaaggggaagacctacaataacaaagccaaaacaattaagaaaacggtaataggaacatacatatcaataattaccttaaatgtgaatggattaaacacttcaacgaaaagacacagactggctgaatggatacaaaaacaagacccatatatatgctgtctacaagagacccacttcagacctagggacacatacagactgaaagtgaggggatggaaaaacatattccatgcaaatggaaatcaaaagaaagctggagtagcaatactcatgtcatataaaagagaatttaaaataaagaatgttacaagagacaaggaaggacactacataatgatcaaggcatcaatccaagaagaagatataacaattataaatatatatgcacccaacataggagcacctcaatacataaggcaaccactaacagctataaaagaggaaattgacagtaacacaataataatgggggactaacccctcacttacatcaatggacagatcatccaaacagaaaattcataaggaaacacaagctttaaataacacaatagaccatatagatttaactgatatttataggacattccatccaaaaagagcagattacactttcttctcaagtgctcatggatcattctctaggatagatcacatcttgggtcacaaatcaagcctcagtaaatttaagaaaattgaaatcatatcaagcatcttttctgaccacaacactggtgagattagaaatcaattacaggggaaaaaatgtaaaaaaaaaacacatggaggctaaacaatacgttactaaataaccaagagatcactgaagaaatcaaagaggaaatcaaaaactacctagagacaaatgacaatgaaaacatgacgatccaaaacctatgggatgcagcaaaagcagttctaagagggaagtttatagcaatataagcttacctcaagaaacaataaaaaaaaaaaaaaaaaaaaaaaaaagaaacaataaaaatctcaaacaatctaaacttacagctaaaggaactagagaaagaagaacacacaaaacctgaagttagtagaaggaaagaaatcataaagatcagagcagaaataaatgaaatagaaacaaagaaaacaatagcaaagatcaataaaactaaaagctggttctttgagaagataaacaaaattgataaaccattagccagacttaatcaagaaaaagagggagaggactcaaataaatgaaattagaaatgaaaaaggagaagttacaacagacactgcagaaatacatagcatcctaagagactactacaagcaactctatgccaataaaatggacaacctggaagaaatagacacattcttagaaaggtatagacacataggtataaccttctaaaactgaaccaggaagaaacagaaaatatgaacagaccaatcacaagtaatgaaattgaaactgtgattaaaaatcttccaacaaacaaaagtccaggaccagatggcttcacaggtgaaactgcagaggaaggaaaactcccaaattccttctatgaggctaccatcaccctgataccaaaaccagacaaagatactacaaaaaaagaaaattacagactaatatcactgatgaatatagatgcaaaaatcctcaacaaaatactagcaaacggaatccaacaacacattaaaaggatcatacaccgtgatcaagtgggatttatccgagggatgcaaggattcttcaatatatgcaaatcaatccatgtgatacaccatattaacaaattgaagaagaaaaaccatatgatcatctcaatagatcagaaaaagcttttgacaaaattcaacacccatttatgataaaaactctccagagagtgggcatagagggaacctacctcaacataataaaggccatatatgacaaacccacagcaacatcattctcaatggtgaaaaactaaaagcatttcctctaagatcaggaacaagacaaggatgtccactctcgccactattattcaatatagctTTGCaggtcctagccatggcaatcagagaagaaaaagaaataaaaggaatacaaattgcaaaagaagaagtaaaagtgtcactgcctgcagatgacatgacactacacatagagcatcctaaagatgccaccagaaaactactagagctaatcaatgaatctggtaaagttgcaggatacaaaattaatgcacagaaatctcttgcattcctatactcaaacaacaaaagatcagaaagagaaattaaggaaacactcccatttaccactgcaacaaaaagaataaaatacctaggaataaaccttcctaggtagacaaaagacctgtatgcagaaaagtataagacactgatgaaagaaattaaagatgataccaacagatggagagatataccatgttcttggatgggaagaatcaatattgtgaaaatgactatactcccaaagcaatctacaggttcaatgcaatccctatcaaattaccaatggcactttttacataactagaacaaaaaaccttaaaatttgtatggagacacaaaagatcctgaatagctaaagcagtcttgagggaaaaaaacggagctggaggaatcagactccctgacttcagactatactacaaagctacagtaatcaagacaatatggtactgtcacaaaaacagaaatatagatcaatggaacaggatagaaagcccagagataaacccacgcacctatggtcaactaatctatgacaagggaggcaaggatatacaatggagaaaagacagtctcttcaataagtggtgctgggaaaactggacagctagttacatgtaaaagaatgagattagaacactccctaacaccatacataaaaataaactaaaaatggattagagacctaaatgtaagaccagacactataaaactcttagaggaaaacataggaagaacactctttgacataaatcacagcaggatcttttttgatccacctcctagagtaatggaaataaaaacaaaaataaacaaatgggacctaatgaaacttaaaagcttttgcaaagcaaaggaaactacaaacaagatgaaaagacaaccctcagaatgggagaaaatatttgccaacgaatcaacggacaaagaattaatctccaaaatatataaacagctcatgcagctcaatattaaaaaacaaacaaacaacccaatccaaaaatgggcagaagacctaaatagacatttctccaaagaagacatacagatggccaacaaacacatgaaaggatgctcaacatcactaattattagagaaatgcaaatcaaaactacaatgaggtatcacctcacaccagttagaatgggcatcataagaacatctacaaacaacaaatgctggagagggtgtggagaaaagggaaccctcttgcactgttggtgggaatgcaaattgatacagccactatggagaacagtatggaggttccttaaaaaactaaaaatagggcttccctggtggcgcagtggttgagagtccacctgccgatgcaggggatacaggttcgtgccctggtctgggaagatcccacatgccgtggagtggctaggcccgtgagccatggacgctgagcctgtgcgtacggagcctgttgctccgcaacggtagaggccacaacagtgagacgtccgcttaccgcaaaaaaaaaaaaaaaaaaaaaaaaaaaaaaccactaaaaataaaattaccatatgacccaacaatcccactactgggcatatacccacagaaaactgtaattcaaaaagacacatgcggggcttccctggtggcacagtggttgagagtccgcctgccgatgcaggggacgcgggttcctgccccggtctgggaagatcccacatgccgcggagcggctgggcccatgagccatggccgctgagcctgcacgtccagagcctgtgctctgcaatgggagaagccacaacagtgagaggccagcgaaaaaaaaaaaaaaaaaaaaaaaaaaaaaagacacatgcaccccaatgttcactgcagcactattta from Phocoena sinus isolate mPhoSin1 chromosome 13, mPhoSin1.pri, whole genome shotgun sequence encodes:
- the KRCC1 gene encoding lysine-rich coiled-coil protein 1 isoform X2, giving the protein MNHSKKTSDSFQDELEDYIKVQKARGLEPKTCFRKMREDYLETCGYKEEVDSRPRCRMFDQRLPYEPIQTYRRPCNISQAVEKQLPLWLPAHDSRLRLDSLSNCQFTRDCFSGKPVALNFSQQEYNCSSYSVESGVYRHLSLENSTSAHQASYKQIHQKRKRHPEEGQEKPEEEWPKHKRKKAYEEIDLDKHKSIQRNKTEAETVRVSTEKPKNQKEKKSRDAASKKEKRKRRKEKKEQGKERTEEEMLWDQSILGF
- the KRCC1 gene encoding lysine-rich coiled-coil protein 1 isoform X1, which codes for MRESLVNLMNHSKKTSDSFQDELEDYIKVQKARGLEPKTCFRKMREDYLETCGYKEEVDSRPRCRMFDQRLPYEPIQTYRRPCNISQAVEKQLPLWLPAHDSRLRLDSLSNCQFTRDCFSGKPVALNFSQQEYNCSSYSVESGVYRHLSLENSTSAHQASYKQIHQKRKRHPEEGQEKPEEEWPKHKRKKAYEEIDLDKHKSIQRNKTEAETVRVSTEKPKNQKEKKSRDAASKKEKRKRRKEKKEQGKERTEEEMLWDQSILGF